The DNA region AATCATCATCTACCATCATTGAGCTAATAAAGGCGCTAACACGGTTAACTGACCATCAATAGGTTCGGTTATCGTTAAACCTAAAATATGGGCAATAAAAGGGTACAAATGAATATTTTCAGCCTGCTCAATGCTGCCGTGATTAAACGCAGGCCCTTGAGCATATAATACTGTGTTCATGTCGGTTATTACACTGGCATCATAACCGTGTTTACCTGTCACTCCAGCACCTGCATCAGTGTTAGTAATATAATGTTGATTACTGATTAACACGGCATCCTCGATCGATTGATTGTCACTAAAATGTAAGTAAGCAGGAATATCTTTCTGACGATAAAATTGCAAACCAGGGACTTTTTTAGTGAGCACTTCTAAGGCATCTAAATCTTGTTGTTTATTATCACCAATGGCGGTGACTAACGAAAATGCTGCGTCATTATTAAAACTAAATTTGGCTTTTAAAGCTTCATTACCAGCAAATAGTTTATCGGTATATAAGCGTGGAAAACCCGAAACATTCGCCATGCCATGGTCGGAAGTAATAATCACATTGACCTCAAAAGGTAGCGCTTGTATTCCAGCCAATAATTGTCCAATAGCTTTATCAATGTTTTGCACTGCTTGATAGGTATTGTTCGATGTTGGGCCAAAATGATGCCCTGCAGTATCCACATCGGAAAAATACAAGGTCACAAACTGTGGGCGCTCAGCTTCGGGTAAATTAAACCATTGTAAAACCTGATCTACTCTTTCATTATTCGGTGCATCGTTATTATAAGCCAGCCAATAATCAGGTCGTTGGCCTGCAATTTTCGCTTCCGATCCAGGCCAAAAATAAGTCGCACTTTTTAATCCTTGCTGACCCGCTAATGACCACAATGGCACCCCATTGTAAAAACGACCGTCGGTCACTGCTTGTTTAATCTTCATACTATAGGGCTGTTGTAGAGCATGGTTATAAAAATGGTTCGAAACTATGCCATGATGAGCGGGATACAATCCAGTAACAAGCGTAATGTGGTTTGGAAAAGTTACGGTGGGAAACGACGGTATAAATTGACGAACCTGAGCAGCATGCTTAGCAAATTCCGTTAGATGCTTAGGATTATGTAGGCGGTTATAATCAAAACGGTAACCATCTATAGAAACCAATAATACATAAGGTTTTTCAGCTACTGTAGGGATTGACCCCGCAGATAAACAACTAATGCTAGAAAATAATCCGCTGGCAAAAACACAGATGATGGCAAAGGCGCGCATGATGTTTGTCTCAATAGTAAAAATTAATTAGGAAATAATAATATCAATTAAGTATGACAACTTTATTGATCTCTACTGTCACGTTAGCTTACTCAATACTCTGTCTAAACTGCAAATAAGCCGTGCTAATGGCGTCTGCATCTTCAATTTGTGGATAGTGGCCCAACGTTTCCATTTCACAGATATTAGCATTAGGTATCAATTGACAATAACGGTTAATCATATGCTGCCCTGAGATAGGATCCTGCACGCCTGCGATCAGCTTTATGGGGATAGAACTGTTAATCATTGCCCCCACCCAACGCTCACGATGTTGTTGTCGTTGAGTCATATAACTAATCAGTTTATGCATTATTGCCAATCCGTTATTGTAGTTTAGCAACTGCCACAACGTATCGATAACTTCAGGCTTTGGTGGTGTCGACGGCCCAAATATTCGCTGTAAACTAATGGCAAACCTCTGTTTGTTAATCAATTTTTCCACCAAAGGCCCTAATGGTGACAGTAAAAGCTTTGTATTAATAGTGGTTTATGGGCTTCAGGAAATAAGCCTCCATTTAAAAAACACACGCTTGCTATGTGCGTATGACTATTGTCATCAACTTGTCTTGCTAGCAACTCTTGTGCGACTGTATCTCCGTAATCGTGGGCTAAAATATGATATTCACTGACACCTAGCTTGTGCAAAAATGCCTGACAAATATCGGCTTGCTGACTTATCAAGTAAAGCGCATCTTTAGGCTTATCTGATAAACCAAAGCCCAACATATCAAGGGTGATAACGTTATAGTGCTGAGTGAGCGTATGCCACATACCTTCCCAATCCCAACTAGCACTAGGATAACCATGAATTAGCAATAACACTGGCGCTTGTTTACTTCCCGCCTGACGAGTAAATATTTGTTGACCGTTAATCTGCTCGAATTGTCCCTGCTGCTGCCATTCACTCAATGTTATCATTGTGACGTTATTCCTTTAATCCGCTATCCTAATCATGCTGTCGGGGTCTGCTCATCTGCACAACATTCATCTTGTAAAAAGCCAATCACGGTTTGCAAAGTATCATATTCGGCAATACAAAAAAGTGTTCTCCCTTCGCGGCGCTGAGAAATTAAACCCGCAGACACTAAACTAGATATGTGATGAGATAATGTCGAACCGGGTATTGACAGCTTTTGCTGTAACCCACCCACAGCAATACCTTGATACCCTGCACGCACTACCGACTTATAAATCAACAAGCGAGTCGGATGCCCTAGTTCTTTCAATGCCTTAGCAATCGCTTCAATATCCATAAAAACATCCCAATTAACTCTATATTTCGATATTACTAGAAATATCTTGATTAAGCCATCAAACACATTTACATTTCGGTAATTCTAGAAATATAGGTTTATATAATGATAACCAATAATATGCTACAAGAAACATTAAATATGTTTGTTTTTTTAACGTTAGAGTTAACTACGTTATTTCTGCTGATTAGTTATTTAGTCGGTGTTTTACAAATGTATATTCCGCCAGAGAGAATCCAATCAATACTCAGTGATAAACATGGAAAAGGCTATATTATCGCCGGATTTTTAGGCGCGATCACGCCTTTTTGTTCTTGTTCAACAATCCCGTTTTTAAAAGGCTTATTAAGAGCAAAAGCAGGCTTTGGCACCATGATGGTATTTTTATTTGCTAGCCCTTTACTCAACCCGATTATTATTGGCTTATTTGCGGTGACCTTTGGTATTAGTGTAACGGTATTTTATTTTGTCTTGGCAATGGGAGTATCTATTATTGCAGGCTACAGTTTAGAAAAACTCGGCTTTGAGAAATATATTAAACCCGAAGCTTTCATCGTTCCTGCAACAAAATATTGTAAAACATCATGTTGCAGTAAAGCAGAGCCTGTCAGTAAGTGGAAACAAATTTGGCAAACTACTTGGACAGACTTTAAAAAAGTGCTGCCTTATTTAATTGGCGGTATTGCTATTGGCTCGTTAATTTATGGTTTTATGCCCACTGAGTTAGTTATTCAATATGCCAATAAAGATAATCCATTTGCTATCCCGGTTGCGGCTGTTATTGGTATTCCTCTATATATACGTGCAGAGGCGGTTATTCCATTAAGTGCAGCATTAGCGTCTAAAGGCATGGGGCTTGGCGCTGTGATGGCATTAATTATTGGCAGCGCGGGCGCCAGTTTAACCGAGATTATTTTACTTAAATCTATTTTTAAAAATACTTTAGTCACAACATTTCTTATTGTAATTTTGTCCATGGCCATGTTGGCAGGCTACCTATATCAATTTTTATTTTAAATTATTGCGTAGTGTCTCAAAACAAAGTGACCACCACTTAAAAAATACTATAAACGTAGTATTTTTGAGCATGGGAAGTATACTGATCATTATTCAATCATGCTGACGGTATACATGTTAATGACTGCACAAGCAGATCCGCAAATACTGAATGACCATCTAAAGTTACTATACCGTAGCGCAATTCCTGGAATTGCCGTTACCATAGTCGCTTCTGCTGGTCTAGCATTTGGATTTGAAAATCATTCCGCAACTAATGATAAATTATTGTGGTGGTTGTGTTTATCTGGATTAATTTTATTACGTAGTTTTGATACTTTCTTTTGGCTGAAACGAGCGAATAAAGGCATATTAGGAAGTCAAAACGACCTATACCGTTATAGCGCAGGAGCAATACTCACTGCTTGTTTTTGGGCGTTCTTTTGCCTATTTTTTTACAATAAATTAAGTATCGAAGAATTATTTTCTACTTTGGTCATTGTGTCAGCCATGGCGGGCGGTGCAGCCACAATATTATCGGGTAACAAACTCGTATCACAAACATACACCTTATTGTTGCTGGCCCCCTTTTCAATTCAAATGATCGTTGGCGGCAATCCGGCCCATCAAATGTTAGGCTATTTAGGCCTCGCCTATGCCTTTGTTATGTTCTCAATAGCTAAAACTGCGGCTAACTTTACTGAACATTCTATTAAGCTGCGGAATGAACATAATCAATTATTAAAAAGTATGGAGCAACAGGTCATACAAAGAACTCAAAAAATTATTGAGCTTAGCCAACATGATCCCCTGACCCATTTGTTAAATAGGCGCGCCTTTATTGAGAATGCTAATCATCAGTTTACACAAATAAAATACGATATTAACTATGCTATTTTCTTCCTCGACTTAGACGGTTTTAAACAGGCTAATGATAACTTTGGCCATAATGTAGGTGATGAAGTACTTATTGAGGTCGCAAAGCGAATTAAACAAGCTTGTCAGCATGATGAAATTATCTGCCGTTGGGGGGGA from Shewanella polaris includes:
- a CDS encoding ectonucleotide pyrophosphatase/phosphodiesterase, with protein sequence MRAFAIICVFASGLFSSISCLSAGSIPTVAEKPYVLLVSIDGYRFDYNRLHNPKHLTEFAKHAAQVRQFIPSFPTVTFPNHITLVTGLYPAHHGIVSNHFYNHALQQPYSMKIKQAVTDGRFYNGVPLWSLAGQQGLKSATYFWPGSEAKIAGQRPDYWLAYNNDAPNNERVDQVLQWFNLPEAERPQFVTLYFSDVDTAGHHFGPTSNNTYQAVQNIDKAIGQLLAGIQALPFEVNVIITSDHGMANVSGFPRLYTDKLFAGNEALKAKFSFNNDAAFSLVTAIGDNKQQDLDALEVLTKKVPGLQFYRQKDIPAYLHFSDNQSIEDAVLISNQHYITNTDAGAGVTGKHGYDASVITDMNTVLYAQGPAFNHGSIEQAENIHLYPFIAHILGLTITEPIDGQLTVLAPLLAQ
- a CDS encoding permease, whose translation is MITNNMLQETLNMFVFLTLELTTLFLLISYLVGVLQMYIPPERIQSILSDKHGKGYIIAGFLGAITPFCSCSTIPFLKGLLRAKAGFGTMMVFLFASPLLNPIIIGLFAVTFGISVTVFYFVLAMGVSIIAGYSLEKLGFEKYIKPEAFIVPATKYCKTSCCSKAEPVSKWKQIWQTTWTDFKKVLPYLIGGIAIGSLIYGFMPTELVIQYANKDNPFAIPVAAVIGIPLYIRAEAVIPLSAALASKGMGLGAVMALIIGSAGASLTEIILLKSIFKNTLVTTFLIVILSMAMLAGYLYQFLF
- a CDS encoding ArsR/SmtB family transcription factor, giving the protein MDIEAIAKALKELGHPTRLLIYKSVVRAGYQGIAVGGLQQKLSIPGSTLSHHISSLVSAGLISQRREGRTLFCIAEYDTLQTVIGFLQDECCADEQTPTA